DNA from Desulfarculus baarsii DSM 2075:
CGAGCGCCTCAACGGCCGCGAGCATCAGGTCGTCACGGGCTTTCACCTGCGTTTGCCCGGCGGCCAGCGCGGCGGCCTGGGGCTGAGTAACGTGCGCTTTCGCCGACTCGCCCCCGCCGAGATCGCCGCCTACGTCCGCTCTGGCGAGCCCATGGGCAAGGCCGGGGCCTACGCCGTGCAGGGCCTGGGCGCGGCGCTGGTCGAGGCGGTCTCGGGCAGCTACACCAACGTGGTGGGCCTGCCCCTGGCTGCGGTGGTCAAGCTGCTGCTGGAGCTGGGGTTGATCGCGCCCAACGCCGAGGAGCGGCCGTGAGCGTGGCCGCAAACCTGGCCTGGGTGCGCCAGCGCATGGACGCGGCCGCACGGCGGGCCGGGCGCGACCCGGCAAGCGTGCGTCTGGTGGCCGTCTCCAAAACCAGGCCGCCCGATGATCTGCGCCAGGCCATGGCCGCCGGCCAGATGATTTTCGGCGAAAACTACGTCCAGGAGTTGCAAGCCAAGGCCGCCGCCATGGGCGCGGGGCCGCGTTGGCACTTCATCGGCGCATTGCAGAGCAACAAGGCCCGATTGGTGGCCCAACTGGCCGAGGTCGTCCACAGCGTGGACAGGCCCAAGCTGGCCGCGGCCCTGGGCCGCCAAGCCCAGGAGTTGGGCAAGGAACTGGGCGTGCTGGTCCAGGTCAGCCTGGCTGGCGAGACCCAGAAAGCGGGCTGCGCCGCCGCCGAGACCCCGGCGCTGTGCCAGATGATCGCCGCCACGCCGGGCCTGCGCCTGCTGGGGCTGATGACCATGCCGCCGTTTTTCGACGAGCCCGAGCGCGCCCGGCCCATCTTCGCCGAGCTGCGCCGCCTGGCCCGACGCCTGGCCGCCGACCTGCCGCCCGGGGCCATGAATGAGCTTTCCATGGGCATGAGCGGCGATTTCGAAGTGGCTATCGAGGAAGGCGCGACCCTGGCGCGGGTGGGAACGGATATTTTTGGTCGACGCGGATAGGCCCCGAAGGCTTGCCAGGCCAATTGGGCCGTGATAGGATGCGCGCCGAGGAACGTGAACCTGCCCCCCGTCGCGCTCCGAGGTTGATGATTGGCGCGAAACGCCGCCCCATAAACAATCAACCCAACAGGCGTGGACACCTCGCCGGCCTGCTTTGCTGAGCGCTCGAACCGTGACCGCGAACGGGCCAAACGCCAAGAAGTCGCGCTTAGCCCGGTTCGTGGCGCCAAAAAAAGCGCGCCGGCAGTTTATTTCGTTTTTCCGCACCACACAGGTGACGACAACGGCCAAGGAGACGCAAGCTGTGCCCAACGATGATTTCACATGGGAAGACATGATTGCCATAAACTCTTTTGCCGACGATGAATTTGAAGTGCTCGCCCCGGTCGGGGAGCATCTGGAAAATCAAAATCTGGTGCGGCACGCCCG
Protein-coding regions in this window:
- a CDS encoding YggS family pyridoxal phosphate-dependent enzyme, encoding MSVAANLAWVRQRMDAAARRAGRDPASVRLVAVSKTRPPDDLRQAMAAGQMIFGENYVQELQAKAAAMGAGPRWHFIGALQSNKARLVAQLAEVVHSVDRPKLAAALGRQAQELGKELGVLVQVSLAGETQKAGCAAAETPALCQMIAATPGLRLLGLMTMPPFFDEPERARPIFAELRRLARRLAADLPPGAMNELSMGMSGDFEVAIEEGATLARVGTDIFGRRG
- a CDS encoding Maf family protein, with the translated sequence MYRLTPGLELILASASPRRRELLGRIGLEFAVAPAHVDETTAPGETAQQAAQRLAQAKALATPAGPGQVVLAADTLVTIDGVILGKPADQAQAVAMLERLNGREHQVVTGFHLRLPGGQRGGLGLSNVRFRRLAPAEIAAYVRSGEPMGKAGAYAVQGLGAALVEAVSGSYTNVVGLPLAAVVKLLLELGLIAPNAEERP